From Marivirga harenae, one genomic window encodes:
- a CDS encoding PQQ-dependent sugar dehydrogenase — protein sequence MRKIKVVLTVLSLVLIYACGGNTEEKTNVSETEIKKTVQIDSLRAVNDSLLSTLNLPEGFEISIYAEVENARSMALSENGTLFVGNRGEDKVYAVQDTDGDGIADKKYILADSLNMPNGVAFKDGDLYVAEVNRILKFSDIENNLESPVYEVIFDDYPTDKHHGWKYIAFGPDGKLYVPVGAPCNICNNPDKPIYASITRMNPDGTEMEVYAEGVRNSVGFTWHPETQDLYFTDNGRDMMGDNIPPCELNVATEKGQHFGYPFCHGGDIPDPEFGGLRDCDEFKKPYRNLGPHVAPLGIKFYTADLFPEKYINQIFIAEHGSWNRSKKIGYRIQMVSNTDAGEPTYETFIDGWLNHEEQDAWGRPVDVILNDKGEMLISDDLRGLIYKVTYKG from the coding sequence ATGAGAAAAATAAAAGTTGTTTTAACTGTATTATCACTTGTACTCATATATGCCTGTGGAGGTAATACTGAAGAAAAAACAAATGTATCAGAGACTGAAATAAAAAAGACAGTACAAATAGACTCATTAAGAGCCGTTAATGATAGTTTATTATCTACACTAAACTTACCAGAAGGATTTGAAATTTCTATTTATGCTGAAGTTGAAAATGCACGCTCAATGGCATTATCTGAAAATGGAACTTTGTTTGTTGGGAACAGAGGAGAAGATAAAGTTTATGCGGTGCAAGACACCGATGGAGATGGAATAGCAGATAAAAAATATATTTTGGCTGACAGCTTAAATATGCCAAATGGAGTTGCCTTTAAAGATGGTGATTTGTACGTGGCTGAGGTAAACAGAATCTTAAAGTTTTCAGACATTGAGAACAATTTAGAAAGCCCGGTTTACGAGGTGATTTTTGACGATTATCCAACAGACAAGCATCACGGTTGGAAATATATTGCTTTTGGCCCTGATGGAAAATTGTATGTACCAGTTGGTGCGCCATGCAATATTTGCAATAACCCTGATAAACCCATTTATGCCAGCATTACTCGAATGAATCCTGATGGCACTGAAATGGAGGTATACGCAGAGGGAGTTAGAAATTCAGTAGGTTTTACCTGGCATCCTGAAACTCAGGATTTATACTTCACTGATAATGGCAGAGATATGATGGGTGATAATATACCTCCATGTGAACTTAATGTTGCCACAGAAAAAGGACAGCATTTTGGCTATCCTTTTTGCCATGGAGGTGACATACCTGATCCTGAGTTTGGAGGCTTGAGAGACTGTGATGAATTTAAAAAGCCTTACAGAAACCTTGGCCCTCACGTAGCCCCACTGGGAATCAAGTTCTATACTGCTGATTTATTTCCTGAAAAATATATAAACCAAATTTTCATAGCAGAGCACGGTAGTTGGAATCGTTCTAAAAAAATAGGCTATCGAATTCAGATGGTGAGCAACACTGATGCCGGTGAACCTACTTATGAAACTTTCATAGACGGTTGGTTAAATCACGAAGAGCAAGATGCTTGGGGCAGACCTGTGGATGTTATATTAAATGATAAAGGCGAAATGCTAATATCAGATGACTTAAGAGGACTGATTTATAAAGTGACATATAAAGGATAA